The following proteins come from a genomic window of Thiohalomonas denitrificans:
- a CDS encoding TetR/AcrR family transcriptional regulator, which translates to MGPHRKHLPADERRAATVEAVVQLAAEQNPSQITTTAIAKYMGLTQGALFKHFPTKDAILQAVMEWVAERLLARVDKAARAATSPIAAVEAMFMAHVEFVTEHPGVPRMLFGELQRAEMTAPKRMVQTLIRRYGERLHHSIEEGKAAGQLPAALDAEAAITLLTGMIQGLVMQTLLAGDVGRIRRDAPRVFAIYLRGIVSEER; encoded by the coding sequence ATGGGTCCGCATCGAAAACACCTACCTGCAGATGAGCGCCGTGCTGCCACTGTCGAGGCTGTCGTGCAACTGGCGGCCGAGCAGAATCCAAGCCAAATCACGACCACTGCGATTGCCAAGTACATGGGCCTCACCCAAGGCGCTCTGTTCAAACACTTTCCGACCAAAGACGCCATTCTGCAGGCGGTTATGGAGTGGGTGGCGGAGCGGCTGCTCGCCCGCGTGGATAAGGCCGCCCGGGCGGCTACGTCTCCTATTGCCGCTGTCGAGGCCATGTTCATGGCGCACGTGGAGTTCGTCACCGAGCATCCGGGCGTGCCGCGCATGCTGTTCGGCGAGTTGCAGCGTGCCGAGATGACCGCACCCAAGCGCATGGTGCAGACGCTCATCCGCCGTTATGGCGAACGTCTGCATCACTCGATCGAGGAAGGCAAGGCAGCAGGACAGCTACCGGCAGCGCTTGATGCCGAGGCTGCCATCACTCTATTGACCGGCATGATCCAGGGATTGGTCATGCAGACGCTGCTGGCGGGCGACGTTGGGCGCATACGCCGTGATGCGCCGCGGGTCTTCGCGATTTATTTGCGCGGCATAGTGAGCGAAGAAAGGTGA